The genomic DNA GTGCCGGAGGGGCGGCGGGTCTTTCCTTATATGTCGGTCAAGGACAATCTCCTCATGGGGGCCTTCACTCGGACCGACCGGGCTGGCGTAGGCATGAGCCTTGACATGGTCCTGAACCGTTTCCCCCGCCTTAAAGAGCGCTATTCCCAATCAGCCGGGACCATGAGTGGTGGTGAACAGCAGATGCTGGTGATCGGCCGGGCATTGATGGCCAAGCCGCGCCTGCTCTTGCTCGACGAACCATCCCTCGGAATCGCACCCAAGCTGGTCCAGGATATCGCGCGATCGATCGTTGCCATCAACAGGGACGAAAAAGTCAGCGTGCTGCTGGTTGAACAGAATTCCCGCATGGCGCTCAGGATTTCGCAGCGCGCCTACGCGCTCACGACTGGCCGGATCGCACTGGCTGGTCAGTCGGCCGAGATGCTGGATGATGAGCGTATCAAGCATCTTTATCTAGGTGGGGAACTTCAGTAGCAGATAGGCCACGCCATGCAGATTTGTGTCGTCAACCCAAATACGACGGCCTCGATGACCCGGAAGATCGGCAGTGCAGCCGCCGCTGTCGCGGCCAAGGGGACAGAAATCATCGCCGTCAATCCAAAGCTCGGCCCGCCGAGCATCGAAGGATATTTTGACGAGGCATTCTCTGTTCCCGGATTGATCGATGAGATCGGCAACGCGCCAGGCGCGGACGCTTACATCATAGCGTGCTTCGATGACACCGGTCTCGATGCTGCTCGCTGCATCACCGACGCGCCGGTAATCGGGATCGGTGAGGCCGCGTTTCATATGGCGACGCTTATTGCGGGACAGTTCAGCGTCGTAACGACATTATCTCGCTCGATACCGGCGATTGAAGGCAATCTGGTCCGATATGGACTCCGAACCCGCTGCGTCAAAGTGCGGGCGTCGGATGTACCGGTACTCGACTTGGAAGCTCCCGGTTCAAGCGCCCGTCAACGCATTTCGGATGAGATCTCCGCCGCAATCCGCGATGATCGTGCCGAGGCAATCGTCCTTGGCTGTGCTGGGATGACGGATCTCGCACGCTCCTTGGAGCAGGAGCACGGAATACCCGTCCTCGATGGAGTGACCTGCGCGGTCAAGCTCTGCGAGGCTCTTGAGGCCCTTGGCCTCAAGACTTCGAAGGTCGGGGGCTACGCCATGCCTCGGGCAAAAACCTATTCCGGTCTTTTCGCGCGCTTTTCACCAAGCGGAAGAGATACGCTCAAAAGCGACGGGGACCGGTCCGACAGGGGACTGAAAGACACGTGAAACGGACTGATACAAAAGATACCTCCACGGTCTTTGCCCGGAGCCGAAAACCAAGCGTCCGCTGGGTTGATGTTTATTCCAGGCTGAGGGACACGATTGTGTCGCACCGCCTCCCTCCAGGAACGAAGCTGCCCGAAGATGAACTAGCAGCGATCTATTCCGTGAGCCGAACCGCCATCCGGTCCGCGCTGCAGGCCTTGGCCCATGATCGTTTGGTGAGACTTGAGCCGAATCGGGGAGCCTTTGTCGCGCAACCGTCAAAGCAGGAGGCGCGAGAGATCTTCGACGCACGGATGCTCATCGAGCCACGGGTCGCAGCACTGGCGGCGTCAGCCGCCAAGCGACCTGATATCGTGCGGTTACGCCGGCATCTCGATGACGAGGAGGAGGCCCTTCACGCTGGCCAAGTCAACGCGGCGATCTCCCTATCAGCACGGTTTCACGTGGCAATCGCCGAGGTCGCCGCGCATTCGATCCTGACAGAACTTGTCACGGATCTCGTGTCGCGCTCGTCGCTCATCATTGCTCTGTATTGGTGCCGGCGCGATATCACCTGTGAAACTCATGCTCATCATGCACTCGTTGACGCACTCGCCCGGCATAAGATCAGCCATGCGTCCGAACTCATGGCTGATCACTTGGCAGACCTCGTGACAGGGCTCGATCTGACACCTAAGGATATTGGCCCAGGACGTCTCTCCGAGGTGCTGCGATAGGGAGATCCGGCTTTTCGCACGGTGCGCGTCAGGATCCTCGCAGCCATGATTTTGTTAGCGGGCCTTACCCTCTCCGTTGCCGCAGCCGAAGGCACAGGATCCGAGGACAGGATCTCCGATCCATCCTGGCACCATCATCTCTGGTCCCAAAAGTTCGACGCCGCCCCGCTCGGTAGACAACAGGATCCATCAACTCCCCATCCATCTCAGGCAAGGATACGAGCCGCCCGGACTGCGTTCCGTTCGGGTCGCAGGTCTGCCATCCTTCACTTCTAGAGCATCGGACGTGAAACGTGGGCCCACTTCTGGGATCCAATGCGATACTCCAAGCCTTCAATGGCGCGATGCGCTAGTGTATGGCTAGATCGTCTTGCCAGCAATCAACATACTGGCGAAACTCGCGCATGAACGTGACGGCCAGTGCAGAGGTAGAATGCTGACTTGATCGCAAGGAGACGAAGCCCGCATCAATGGATGGCGTGAATGGTTTCGCCACGATCCCTTTGTCCTGAAACTCGGCTGCAGAGTAGGGGTCGACCAGGCTGATCCCACCGCCTTCTGCCACGAGCAGGCAGGCGATGTGGGATAAGGGGGTCTCAAGTGAGATCGTGCGTGGAATATCGGCGAGAGCCATATCGACCCGCGATCGAAAGAAAGTGCCTGGGCCGATGCCCACGAAATGTTCACCTCCGAGATCTATCGGCTTGATGGATTGGCGC from Microvirga sp. TS319 includes the following:
- a CDS encoding ABC transporter ATP-binding protein codes for the protein MAKLLTCRNVELYYDHVHALKGISLEINEGETVALIGANGAGKSSILRAITGLKRIWSGEIHYQGGRIDRCQPDEIVKMGIVMVPEGRRVFPYMSVKDNLLMGAFTRTDRAGVGMSLDMVLNRFPRLKERYSQSAGTMSGGEQQMLVIGRALMAKPRLLLLDEPSLGIAPKLVQDIARSIVAINRDEKVSVLLVEQNSRMALRISQRAYALTTGRIALAGQSAEMLDDERIKHLYLGGELQ
- a CDS encoding aspartate/glutamate racemase family protein; the encoded protein is MQICVVNPNTTASMTRKIGSAAAAVAAKGTEIIAVNPKLGPPSIEGYFDEAFSVPGLIDEIGNAPGADAYIIACFDDTGLDAARCITDAPVIGIGEAAFHMATLIAGQFSVVTTLSRSIPAIEGNLVRYGLRTRCVKVRASDVPVLDLEAPGSSARQRISDEISAAIRDDRAEAIVLGCAGMTDLARSLEQEHGIPVLDGVTCAVKLCEALEALGLKTSKVGGYAMPRAKTYSGLFARFSPSGRDTLKSDGDRSDRGLKDT
- a CDS encoding GntR family transcriptional regulator, whose amino-acid sequence is MKRTDTKDTSTVFARSRKPSVRWVDVYSRLRDTIVSHRLPPGTKLPEDELAAIYSVSRTAIRSALQALAHDRLVRLEPNRGAFVAQPSKQEAREIFDARMLIEPRVAALAASAAKRPDIVRLRRHLDDEEEALHAGQVNAAISLSARFHVAIAEVAAHSILTELVTDLVSRSSLIIALYWCRRDITCETHAHHALVDALARHKISHASELMADHLADLVTGLDLTPKDIGPGRLSEVLR